In one Haloplanus salinus genomic region, the following are encoded:
- a CDS encoding matrixin translates to MATRTLALACLLVLAGCTTPFDPAAGTPTAVPADAPEATDGTTPTAATPTDRPPTATPDANPWGGEPVVVAVRNGGSRDRDVAALVREATAFWEAKDERYLGFPVEYEVRPDAENPDLVVAFADRVPDCGDVADAVGCAPLLTDPRQIDRPETAWVKTGLSDESTTLVIEHELGHTLGLTHDDPPQDVMRARSVLYTEPRPNATERAFPWADAEFTVRVEAANASDPAGARSQVDHALMYYEDGPPGMPTNLTFERTDADAELLVRFGATDACRASSGSCIGTYGTDPDGDGAIERYTRVEITLVGLDTEAVGWHVGYWLAHAFGAEADAEKPPPFRDASGRERRSAWWR, encoded by the coding sequence ATGGCGACCCGCACGCTCGCTCTCGCCTGCCTCCTGGTTCTCGCGGGCTGTACGACGCCGTTCGATCCCGCGGCCGGAACGCCGACGGCGGTGCCGGCCGACGCCCCGGAGGCGACAGACGGGACGACGCCGACGGCCGCGACGCCGACCGACCGTCCCCCGACCGCGACGCCGGACGCGAACCCCTGGGGGGGCGAACCGGTCGTCGTCGCCGTCCGGAACGGGGGGTCGCGTGACCGCGACGTCGCCGCCCTCGTCCGCGAGGCGACGGCGTTCTGGGAGGCGAAAGACGAGCGGTATCTCGGCTTCCCGGTCGAGTACGAGGTGCGACCGGACGCCGAGAATCCCGACCTGGTCGTCGCGTTCGCGGACCGCGTGCCCGACTGTGGCGACGTGGCCGACGCCGTGGGGTGTGCGCCGCTGCTCACCGACCCCCGACAGATCGACCGCCCGGAGACGGCGTGGGTAAAAACCGGGCTGTCCGACGAGTCGACGACCCTCGTGATCGAACACGAACTCGGGCACACGCTGGGGTTGACCCACGACGACCCGCCGCAGGACGTGATGCGGGCGCGGTCGGTGCTCTACACCGAACCGCGACCGAACGCGACGGAGCGGGCGTTCCCGTGGGCGGACGCGGAGTTCACGGTGCGTGTCGAGGCGGCGAACGCCTCGGACCCCGCGGGCGCGCGATCACAGGTCGACCACGCGCTGATGTACTACGAGGACGGCCCACCGGGGATGCCGACGAACCTGACCTTCGAGCGGACGGACGCGGACGCGGAGCTACTCGTTCGGTTCGGGGCGACGGACGCCTGCCGAGCGTCGAGCGGGTCGTGTATCGGCACCTACGGCACCGATCCGGACGGCGACGGCGCCATCGAGAGATACACGCGGGTCGAAATCACGCTCGTCGGTCTCGACACCGAGGCGGTGGGCTGGCACGTCGGCTACTGGCTGGCCCACGCCTTCGGGGCGGAAGCCGACGCGGAGAAGCCACCGCCGTTCCGCGACGCGAGCGGACGGGAGCGACGGAGCGCGTGGTGGCGGTAG
- a CDS encoding right-handed parallel beta-helix repeat-containing protein — translation MTGKTLTRLTAVAMATLLVTSGLGVFGGTVAASSGGNPSPTADPGDLAVSLTDGDGSVNATYRVDETAGTINASYAGNRSDVNVSYTDSAAAIQFALDNATSENDTVVLGGGRFEGNVTADQQSGVTIEGGDSRLENSSALGASGMEVRVSNVTVRNLVIANHTGGDTGGKGIYNYENDLTIRDVRLADNGEEGLRSLGTTTAVNVTAVDNRQNGLEVSGGPGSTFRNVTAKRNGDGLKFYSSSNTTVTDAVVTNNDNNGIETNFNQRNLTYTNLTASDNGDVGAELKQDATLVDSTVANNGGSGVRLGGEDATLRNVVAEGNARAGVNVSNIARGAYGNATNATLRHVTVTDNRQGVYAIPAAGENLTVTGVTARNNTDVGISLAPRSGTRVVDTVTENNTDAELLARPSTSGVAPPVGTLNGTNVTVGTTTFGTAELKNTSVEGNLTSPPSPAGESETVRTLGNLSRLDTGAYADLTVQYADTDALGLNESSFEIARYDSASGSYAAATSTPDSAANTVTANLTGFGPVVVLGGPANGEGGTVVDGTSTGTLDVNGTAVVDASVDYAASRSGTATVSDLPSKPSSVPAATDAGDVAVNRVASYVDITAPEPTGGANATVELVVDRSRIDDPDDTRVWRYAGGGSGYQPLATQVRSVTGSSVRLTFETPGFSVFAVGDPVTETAGDTSGSSGGSAGIGESILTAERSVTQRLYDGTARQVTVAFDRPTTGTVAVEAVGGFPPAAPDPDGRTVAAVDVSVPDEAAGRPVTVEITVPRAAVENAGVEPSALRVVRFDGGNALDRLDSDVVATDDETVVVAAETPGSSTVAVIAPNQPAARTTGAAPAATPATTPSPTPVATPSSTSAPTDRTTSTATPEPTAGGGAGFGLVVALVALLTAAATATARRR, via the coding sequence ATGACCGGTAAGACGCTGACACGCCTGACGGCGGTAGCGATGGCCACCCTGCTCGTCACGAGCGGCCTCGGGGTGTTCGGCGGGACCGTCGCCGCCAGTTCCGGCGGCAATCCGTCCCCGACCGCCGATCCCGGAGACTTGGCCGTCTCGCTGACCGACGGCGACGGCTCCGTCAACGCGACCTACCGGGTCGACGAAACGGCGGGGACGATCAACGCCTCCTACGCCGGGAACCGGTCGGACGTGAACGTCTCCTACACCGACAGCGCGGCGGCAATTCAGTTCGCACTCGACAACGCGACGAGCGAGAACGATACCGTCGTCCTCGGCGGCGGGCGGTTCGAGGGCAACGTCACCGCCGACCAGCAGTCGGGCGTCACCATCGAGGGCGGGGACAGTCGTCTCGAAAACAGCTCCGCCCTCGGCGCCAGCGGCATGGAGGTCCGGGTCTCGAACGTCACGGTCCGGAACCTCGTAATCGCCAACCACACGGGCGGCGACACCGGGGGAAAAGGCATCTACAACTACGAGAACGACCTGACGATCCGCGACGTTCGGCTCGCCGACAACGGCGAGGAGGGACTCCGGTCTCTGGGCACGACGACGGCGGTCAACGTCACCGCGGTCGACAACCGTCAGAACGGCCTGGAAGTGAGTGGTGGCCCCGGATCGACGTTCCGGAACGTCACCGCGAAGCGGAACGGGGACGGACTGAAGTTCTACAGTTCGAGCAATACGACGGTGACCGATGCCGTCGTGACGAACAACGATAACAACGGCATCGAGACCAACTTCAACCAGCGGAACCTCACGTACACGAACCTCACGGCGAGCGACAACGGCGACGTCGGTGCCGAACTCAAGCAGGATGCGACCCTCGTCGACAGTACGGTCGCAAACAACGGCGGATCGGGGGTGAGACTCGGCGGCGAGGACGCCACGCTCCGGAACGTCGTCGCCGAGGGTAACGCTCGTGCGGGGGTCAACGTCTCGAATATCGCCCGCGGCGCGTATGGCAACGCGACGAACGCGACGCTCCGGCACGTGACGGTGACGGACAACCGGCAGGGGGTGTACGCTATCCCGGCGGCCGGGGAGAACCTCACCGTTACCGGCGTGACGGCGCGGAACAACACCGACGTCGGAATCAGCCTCGCGCCCCGGTCCGGCACCCGCGTCGTCGACACCGTGACCGAGAACAACACGGACGCGGAACTACTCGCGCGGCCGAGCACGTCGGGTGTCGCGCCGCCCGTGGGCACGCTGAACGGCACGAACGTCACCGTCGGGACGACGACGTTCGGGACGGCCGAACTGAAGAACACGTCCGTAGAAGGGAACCTCACGTCGCCGCCATCGCCGGCGGGCGAATCCGAGACCGTCCGGACCCTCGGGAACCTCAGTCGGCTGGACACCGGAGCCTACGCCGACCTGACCGTCCAGTACGCGGACACGGATGCGCTGGGACTGAACGAATCGAGTTTCGAAATCGCCCGATACGACTCCGCGTCCGGGTCGTACGCGGCGGCCACGAGCACGCCCGATTCGGCGGCCAACACCGTCACGGCCAACCTCACCGGCTTCGGACCGGTCGTCGTCCTCGGCGGTCCGGCGAACGGTGAGGGCGGAACCGTCGTCGACGGCACTTCGACGGGGACGCTTGACGTGAACGGCACGGCGGTCGTCGACGCGAGCGTCGATTACGCGGCGAGTCGGAGCGGCACGGCGACGGTCAGCGACCTGCCGTCGAAGCCGTCGAGCGTGCCGGCGGCGACGGACGCCGGCGACGTCGCGGTGAACCGCGTGGCGTCGTACGTCGACATCACCGCGCCGGAGCCGACGGGCGGCGCGAACGCGACGGTCGAACTCGTCGTCGACCGCAGTCGGATCGACGATCCGGACGACACGCGGGTGTGGCGGTACGCGGGCGGCGGCAGCGGCTATCAGCCGCTCGCGACGCAGGTACGGAGCGTGACCGGAAGCAGTGTGCGGCTGACCTTCGAGACCCCCGGGTTCTCCGTCTTCGCGGTCGGCGATCCGGTCACGGAGACCGCCGGCGACACGTCCGGGAGTAGCGGGGGAAGCGCCGGCATCGGTGAGTCCATCCTCACCGCCGAGCGCTCGGTGACCCAGCGGCTGTACGACGGGACCGCACGGCAGGTAACCGTCGCGTTCGACCGGCCGACGACCGGTACCGTCGCCGTCGAGGCGGTGGGCGGGTTTCCGCCCGCGGCCCCCGATCCGGACGGGCGGACCGTCGCGGCCGTCGACGTGTCGGTGCCCGACGAGGCAGCCGGTCGGCCGGTGACCGTCGAGATCACGGTCCCCCGGGCGGCGGTCGAGAACGCGGGCGTCGAGCCGTCGGCACTGCGCGTCGTCCGGTTCGACGGCGGGAACGCGCTCGATCGGCTCGACAGCGACGTCGTCGCGACCGACGACGAGACGGTCGTCGTCGCGGCTGAAACACCCGGCTCCTCGACGGTCGCGGTGATCGCGCCGAACCAGCCGGCGGCGCGGACGACCGGTGCGGCGCCGGCGGCGACGCCGGCCACGACCCCGTCGCCGACGCCGGTCGCCACCCCGTCGTCGACGTCCGCGCCGACAGACCGGACGACGTCGACGGCGACTCCCGAACCGACCGCGGGGGGCGGGGCAGGCTTCGGACTGGTGGTCGCACTCGTCGCACTCCTGACCGCGGCCGCGACGGCGACGGCGCGGCGGCGATAG
- a CDS encoding heavy metal translocating P-type ATPase: protein MNGGSGHGEDAGHDHAPPDTDGVTAIDGASVRASVPSMDCASCAGKVERSVRSLAGVTSVDPRPATGTLVVGYDPDATSDAAIRERVEAAGYDVADTETETLAVPSMDCPSCAGTVESALSRIEGVVDYDARPASGRVAVTYDPARATRGDVVAGIENAGYEVVEGDRGTDSIWRSRRAAKTGVGAGLLLAGIVVEYLGVPNPALVDLLGRTVTLDWALYVLAAAVAGQAILRNGWYSARNRSLDIDFLMSAGVVGAVAVDMPFEAATLAVLFSISELLERYSMDRARTSMSELMDLSPDTATVRRDGDEVTVAVEDVAVGDVVVVRPGERVPVDGVVREGTSAVDESPITGESVPVDAGEGDDVYAGSIVEEGYLEVETTAPAGESTLSKVIDLVEEAERDKSERERFIDRFANYYTPAVVALAVATAAAPPLLLGAPVETWFTRGLTLLVVACPCAFVISTPVSVVSGITSAARNGVLIKGGDRLEAMGEVDAVALDKTGTLTAGELGVTDVVALNGASEDDVLRCAAALERRSEHPVAGAIVDYADERDVADRDVTDFRSITGEGVRADLDGVTHYAGKPALFADLGFDLEHTHVETDGGVAAGDLDPATCDHGTYLDLVNDVLPGLQAEGKTAVLVGTEDELEGVIAVADTVRPEAERSVARLREAGIDRVVMLTGDNERTARAIAAQVGIDADDVYADLLPEDKVDVVRELAADVAAREDARFAWNRTAGGVAMVGDGVNDAPALAAATVGVAMGAAGTDTAIETADVALMGDDLTRLPYLVVLARRANRVIETNVWSSLGVKAVLAAGAPLGLVSVVHAVVIGDMGMSLAVTGNAMRLANVEPEE from the coding sequence ATGAACGGTGGGAGCGGACACGGCGAGGACGCCGGACACGACCACGCGCCGCCGGACACCGACGGGGTGACCGCCATCGACGGCGCGTCGGTCCGCGCCTCGGTGCCGTCGATGGACTGTGCGTCGTGTGCGGGCAAGGTCGAGCGGAGCGTCCGCTCGCTCGCGGGGGTCACGTCGGTCGATCCGCGGCCCGCGACCGGGACGCTCGTCGTCGGCTACGACCCCGACGCGACGAGCGACGCGGCGATCCGCGAACGGGTCGAGGCGGCGGGCTACGACGTGGCCGACACGGAGACCGAGACGCTCGCGGTGCCGTCGATGGACTGCCCGTCGTGTGCTGGGACGGTCGAGTCGGCGTTGTCGCGGATCGAGGGCGTCGTCGATTACGACGCCCGGCCGGCCTCTGGCCGGGTGGCGGTGACGTACGACCCCGCGCGGGCGACCCGCGGCGACGTGGTGGCCGGCATCGAGAACGCCGGCTACGAGGTGGTCGAGGGCGACCGGGGGACGGACTCCATCTGGCGGAGCCGACGCGCGGCCAAGACGGGGGTCGGCGCCGGCCTCCTCCTCGCGGGTATCGTCGTCGAGTATCTGGGCGTCCCGAACCCGGCGCTGGTCGACCTACTGGGCCGGACGGTCACGCTCGACTGGGCGCTGTACGTCCTCGCCGCGGCCGTGGCGGGGCAGGCCATCCTGCGCAACGGGTGGTACTCGGCGCGAAATCGGAGCCTCGACATCGACTTCCTGATGAGCGCCGGGGTCGTGGGCGCCGTCGCCGTCGACATGCCCTTCGAGGCGGCGACGCTCGCCGTCCTCTTTTCCATCTCCGAACTCCTCGAACGCTACTCGATGGACCGCGCCCGCACTTCGATGTCGGAGCTGATGGACCTCTCGCCCGATACCGCCACGGTCCGCCGCGACGGCGACGAGGTGACCGTCGCCGTCGAGGACGTGGCCGTCGGCGACGTGGTCGTGGTGCGGCCGGGCGAACGCGTCCCCGTCGACGGCGTCGTCCGCGAGGGGACGAGCGCGGTGGACGAGTCGCCGATCACGGGCGAGAGCGTCCCCGTCGACGCGGGCGAGGGTGACGACGTGTACGCGGGGAGCATCGTCGAAGAGGGGTATCTGGAGGTGGAGACGACGGCGCCGGCCGGCGAGTCGACGCTGTCGAAGGTGATCGACCTCGTCGAGGAGGCGGAGCGCGACAAGTCCGAGCGCGAGCGGTTCATCGACCGCTTCGCGAACTACTACACGCCGGCGGTGGTGGCGCTGGCGGTGGCGACGGCCGCCGCGCCGCCGCTTCTCCTCGGTGCCCCGGTCGAGACGTGGTTCACGCGCGGGCTGACGCTCTTGGTGGTCGCCTGTCCCTGTGCGTTCGTCATCAGTACCCCCGTGAGCGTCGTCTCGGGGATCACCAGCGCGGCACGCAATGGCGTCCTGATCAAGGGTGGCGACCGTCTGGAGGCGATGGGCGAGGTGGACGCCGTCGCCCTCGACAAGACGGGGACGCTCACGGCGGGCGAACTCGGCGTCACCGACGTGGTGGCGCTGAACGGGGCGAGCGAGGACGACGTGCTTCGGTGTGCGGCGGCGCTGGAGCGCCGGAGCGAACACCCCGTCGCGGGCGCTATCGTCGACTACGCGGACGAACGAGACGTTGCCGACCGCGACGTAACGGACTTCCGATCGATCACGGGCGAGGGCGTCCGCGCCGACCTCGACGGCGTCACCCACTACGCGGGCAAACCGGCGCTGTTCGCGGACCTCGGTTTCGACCTCGAACACACGCACGTCGAGACCGACGGCGGCGTGGCCGCGGGCGACCTCGATCCCGCGACCTGCGATCACGGCACCTACCTCGACCTCGTCAACGACGTGTTGCCCGGCCTACAGGCCGAGGGTAAGACGGCGGTCCTCGTCGGCACCGAGGACGAACTCGAGGGCGTGATCGCCGTAGCTGATACGGTACGTCCCGAGGCCGAGCGATCCGTCGCCCGCCTGCGCGAGGCGGGCATCGACCGCGTCGTCATGCTGACCGGCGACAACGAGCGGACGGCCCGCGCCATCGCGGCGCAGGTCGGCATCGACGCCGACGACGTGTACGCCGACCTCCTGCCCGAGGACAAAGTCGACGTGGTTCGGGAGTTGGCCGCCGACGTGGCGGCGAGAGAGGACGCCCGCTTCGCGTGGAACCGTACCGCCGGCGGCGTGGCGATGGTGGGCGACGGCGTCAACGACGCCCCCGCGCTCGCGGCGGCGACGGTGGGCGTCGCCATGGGCGCTGCGGGCACCGACACCGCCATCGAGACGGCGGACGTGGCGCTGATGGGTGACGACCTGACTCGGCTTCCGTACCTCGTCGTCCTCGCGCGCCGGGCCAACCGCGTCATCGAGACGAACGTCTGGTCGTCGTTGGGCGTGAAGGCCGTCCTCGCGGCGGGCGCGCCACTTGGCCTCGTGAGCGTCGTCCACGCCGTCGTCATCGGCGACATGGGCATGAGCCTCGCGGTGACGGGCAACGCGATGCGGCTGGCGAACGTCGAACCGGAGGAGTGA
- a CDS encoding 30S ribosomal protein S6e, producing MADFKVVVSDPETGRTVQVEVDGQDANRFLGRELGDEVDGGAVGLDGATLELTGGSDNAGRPLRSDVAGPALKELLLEGGVGFEPSRDGERKRVTVRGREVSDDVAQINATVVDGSADLDALTGDE from the coding sequence ATGGCAGACTTCAAGGTCGTCGTTTCGGACCCCGAGACGGGTCGGACGGTACAGGTCGAGGTCGACGGACAGGACGCGAACCGGTTCCTCGGGCGCGAACTCGGGGACGAGGTCGACGGCGGCGCCGTGGGCCTCGACGGGGCGACGCTCGAACTGACCGGTGGCTCCGACAACGCCGGGCGCCCCCTGCGGTCGGACGTGGCCGGCCCCGCGCTGAAGGAACTCCTCCTCGAAGGCGGCGTCGGCTTCGAGCCCTCCCGGGACGGCGAGCGAAAGCGCGTGACCGTCCGCGGCCGGGAGGTGAGCGACGACGTCGCTCAGATCAACGCGACGGTCGTCGACGGTAGTGCCGACCTCGACGCGCTGACCGGCGACGAGTAA
- a CDS encoding DUF7112 family protein: MSDRVASDGDAVTTYRARLARSGGTRRPCLRLPDEVAVDAGDLIRLVLDDTEYHARVEADARGTLIRGAADNRRLARADGEGANRLVEWVRSTDRETGQSVDLDEVTPGYLYGVRVPGRRTVYAVTRQPDSSLSSIAERLDDR; this comes from the coding sequence GTGTCCGACCGCGTCGCCAGCGACGGGGATGCGGTGACCACGTATCGCGCCCGACTCGCCCGAAGCGGCGGCACTCGCCGGCCCTGCCTGCGCCTCCCCGACGAGGTAGCCGTCGACGCCGGCGACCTGATCCGTCTGGTCCTCGACGACACCGAATATCACGCGCGCGTCGAGGCCGACGCCCGAGGCACCTTGATTCGCGGCGCCGCCGACAACCGCCGCCTCGCACGGGCCGACGGCGAGGGCGCGAACCGCCTCGTCGAGTGGGTCCGTAGCACCGACCGCGAGACGGGACAGAGCGTCGACCTCGACGAGGTGACGCCGGGCTATCTCTACGGCGTGCGCGTCCCCGGGAGGCGGACGGTGTACGCCGTCACCCGCCAGCCCGACTCCTCGCTCTCCTCGATCGCCGAAAGGCTGGACGACCGCTAA
- a CDS encoding DUF5807 family protein, with amino-acid sequence MTDSDLDAFLAGDRLDHVVLYLTDDALGDGGTVADYGTPVDGGVVLVVPGEKGRRLFSAGTGMDAMEFAKRAMGTEGDIDRDLTGGTCPDCGEGATYVLAFAEARNEEVGGIYAEGDVIHAYAACPDGTAFSDRWVVDEA; translated from the coding sequence ATGACCGACTCCGACCTCGACGCGTTCCTCGCGGGCGACCGCCTCGACCACGTCGTCCTCTATCTCACCGACGACGCCCTCGGCGACGGGGGGACCGTCGCGGACTACGGCACGCCGGTCGACGGCGGCGTCGTCCTCGTGGTCCCCGGCGAGAAGGGCCGCCGGCTGTTCTCGGCCGGCACCGGCATGGACGCCATGGAGTTCGCGAAGCGGGCGATGGGCACGGAAGGCGACATCGACCGTGACCTGACCGGGGGTACTTGCCCCGACTGTGGCGAGGGCGCGACCTACGTCCTCGCGTTCGCGGAGGCACGGAACGAGGAGGTCGGCGGCATCTACGCGGAGGGCGACGTGATCCACGCCTACGCCGCCTGTCCCGACGGCACCGCCTTCTCCGATCGGTGGGTCGTAGATGAGGCGTAG
- a CDS encoding DHH family phosphoesterase, which yields MDDDLIDSDALSLSRKSRLPGAGFFYPDSLDEEYADRRARDTIAGAEAVVVADGDADGLGCVALLRERYDAALDVAPFEASLAARADPDLTADDDGDDADREASPVGLVTASPHSLDDALERVAEYADPGVDVFVCDLCPDDDSVIEVVAAVADRAGTVRWFDHHQWDDDVATAVREAGVDLVVGESDEECTADVALRSLDYDFPDHLADLAAVTRDHDLWIKTDPRSDDLADYSHWASAEEYVTVVGRYGPELPAPVRDFLDHRRVEKERLIEAAVDRAELESVGPWTVGVTYGRCSQNEVAEALRERGADAAVIVKPAGSASIRGSEGFERAHEVAGLVNGGGHPRAAGCKPDIYDDMLDYAHHWTTEGQATKRVILAAFERVAEAATDAADGETGG from the coding sequence ATGGACGACGACCTGATCGATTCGGACGCGCTCTCGCTCTCGCGGAAGTCGCGGCTCCCCGGTGCTGGCTTCTTCTACCCCGACTCGCTCGACGAGGAGTACGCCGACCGCCGCGCCCGCGACACCATCGCGGGTGCCGAGGCGGTGGTCGTGGCCGACGGCGACGCCGACGGCCTCGGCTGTGTCGCCTTGCTCCGCGAACGCTACGACGCCGCCCTCGACGTGGCGCCGTTCGAGGCGTCGCTGGCGGCGCGTGCCGACCCGGACCTGACGGCCGACGACGATGGGGACGACGCGGACCGCGAGGCCTCCCCGGTCGGTCTCGTCACCGCCAGCCCGCACTCCCTCGACGACGCCCTCGAACGCGTCGCGGAGTACGCCGACCCCGGCGTCGACGTCTTCGTCTGTGACCTCTGTCCGGACGACGACTCGGTGATCGAGGTGGTGGCGGCGGTGGCCGACCGCGCCGGGACGGTGCGGTGGTTCGACCACCACCAGTGGGACGACGACGTCGCTACGGCGGTCCGTGAGGCGGGCGTCGACCTCGTCGTCGGCGAGAGCGACGAGGAGTGCACCGCCGACGTGGCGCTTCGCTCCCTCGACTACGACTTCCCGGACCATCTCGCCGACCTCGCGGCGGTCACGCGGGATCACGACCTCTGGATCAAGACGGACCCCCGCAGCGACGACCTGGCCGACTACAGCCACTGGGCGAGCGCCGAGGAGTACGTGACCGTCGTCGGGCGGTACGGCCCCGAACTGCCGGCGCCGGTCCGTGACTTCCTCGACCACCGGCGCGTCGAGAAGGAGCGACTGATCGAGGCGGCCGTCGACCGCGCGGAACTGGAATCCGTAGGGCCGTGGACCGTCGGCGTCACCTACGGCCGGTGTTCACAGAACGAGGTGGCCGAGGCGCTCCGGGAGCGGGGCGCCGACGCCGCGGTGATCGTCAAACCCGCCGGGAGCGCCAGCATCCGGGGCAGCGAGGGGTTCGAGCGCGCCCACGAGGTGGCGGGCCTGGTGAACGGCGGCGGACACCCCCGCGCCGCGGGCTGCAAGCCCGACATCTACGACGACATGCTGGACTACGCCCACCACTGGACGACGGAGGGACAGGCGACCAAGCGAGTGATCTTGGCGGCGTTCGAGCGGGTCGCCGAGGCCGCGACGGACGCGGCCGACGGCGAGACGGGTGGGTAA
- a CDS encoding universal stress protein, with protein MMPTFDHIVIATDGSESVRRAVRVALDFAERFDATVHALYVVDEGEVESSPERVREEMRAALDDSGEEALREVVAAADRPVTTAVREGRPATVIREYAVEHDADVVAMGTRGRHGENRFLIGSVAERVVRTCPVPVLTVRQLDESERGRGEGAAA; from the coding sequence ATGATGCCCACGTTCGACCACATCGTCATCGCTACCGACGGCTCCGAGAGCGTCCGCCGGGCCGTCCGCGTCGCCCTCGACTTCGCCGAGCGGTTCGACGCGACGGTCCACGCGCTCTACGTCGTCGACGAGGGCGAGGTCGAATCCTCGCCCGAACGGGTGCGCGAGGAGATGCGCGCCGCCCTCGACGATTCCGGGGAGGAGGCGCTCCGGGAGGTGGTCGCCGCGGCCGACCGCCCGGTGACGACCGCGGTCCGCGAGGGGCGACCGGCGACGGTGATCCGCGAGTACGCGGTCGAACACGACGCCGACGTGGTGGCGATGGGGACCCGCGGACGTCACGGCGAGAACCGCTTCCTCATCGGGAGCGTCGCCGAACGAGTCGTCCGCACCTGTCCCGTGCCCGTGTTGACCGTGCGCCAACTCGACGAGAGCGAACGCGGCCGGGGCGAGGGCGCCGCGGCCTGA
- a CDS encoding universal stress protein, with amino-acid sequence MTVPLSPSLVLVPVDGSEESLSAVAYATAIAAEYDATVHALYVVSEDVARAIDAGAVDDASLAADTESFLEAVVDVVDGADVPLSTSMAYGFSTRQLSRHPGSVVLDTAEELGADFVVVPREPVSGDPDEVLAKAAEYVLLYASQPVLSV; translated from the coding sequence ATGACCGTTCCGCTCTCGCCCTCGCTCGTGCTCGTGCCCGTCGACGGGAGCGAAGAGTCGCTCTCGGCCGTCGCGTACGCGACGGCCATCGCCGCCGAGTACGACGCCACGGTCCACGCGCTCTACGTCGTCAGCGAGGACGTGGCCCGCGCCATCGACGCCGGCGCCGTCGACGACGCGTCGCTCGCGGCCGACACCGAGTCCTTTCTCGAGGCCGTCGTCGACGTCGTCGACGGCGCGGACGTGCCGCTCTCGACGTCGATGGCCTACGGCTTCTCGACCCGTCAGCTCTCGCGGCATCCGGGTAGCGTCGTCCTCGACACCGCGGAGGAACTCGGCGCCGACTTCGTGGTCGTCCCGCGTGAGCCCGTCTCCGGCGACCCCGACGAGGTGCTCGCGAAGGCCGCCGAGTACGTCCTCCTCTACGCGAGCCAGCCGGTTCTATCCGTCTAG
- a CDS encoding GNAT family N-acetyltransferase produces the protein MSDDDAYPDEPAGPFPEPPATFDDREARAITVRRYDEARDHDALMAMYEAFDPADRAQGIPPTGEERIADWLDAITGPETVNVVANYGDAVVGHATLVPDEPAATAELAIFVLQEYQGAGIGTHVIETLLGAGRAAGVERVWLTVERWNDPAISLYEKVGFVASDTESFEHEMAIRLDG, from the coding sequence ATGAGCGACGACGACGCCTACCCCGACGAGCCGGCCGGGCCGTTCCCCGAGCCACCGGCGACGTTCGACGACCGCGAGGCGCGAGCGATCACGGTGCGACGCTACGACGAGGCGCGGGACCACGACGCACTGATGGCGATGTACGAGGCGTTCGACCCCGCGGACCGGGCACAGGGCATCCCACCGACGGGCGAGGAGCGCATCGCCGACTGGCTGGACGCGATCACCGGCCCGGAGACGGTGAACGTCGTCGCGAACTACGGCGACGCCGTCGTCGGGCACGCGACGCTCGTCCCCGACGAGCCGGCGGCGACCGCCGAACTCGCCATCTTCGTCCTCCAGGAGTACCAGGGCGCGGGCATCGGCACGCACGTCATCGAGACGCTCCTCGGTGCCGGGCGCGCGGCGGGGGTCGAGCGCGTCTGGCTCACCGTCGAGCGCTGGAACGACCCGGCCATCTCGCTGTACGAGAAGGTCGGCTTCGTCGCCAGCGACACCGAGAGCTTCGAACACGAGATGGCGATCCGCCTAGACGGATAG
- a CDS encoding universal stress protein — protein MKLLLGIGGSDDSTRALERTVERVAETGDDLTVAILRNPATEVDPATIEERTQTVLDEADMAAPVRHLDGDPGSQLVDLAEREGFDRIVLGGGETSPMGKIKLGGIAEFVLLNSHVSVTLVR, from the coding sequence ATGAAGTTACTGCTGGGCATCGGCGGGAGCGACGACTCGACCCGCGCCCTGGAGCGTACGGTCGAGCGCGTCGCCGAGACGGGCGACGACCTGACGGTCGCGATCCTCCGAAACCCGGCGACCGAGGTCGATCCCGCGACCATCGAGGAGCGGACGCAGACCGTCCTTGACGAGGCGGACATGGCGGCACCGGTACGGCATCTGGACGGCGACCCCGGAAGCCAGCTGGTCGATCTGGCCGAACGCGAGGGGTTCGATCGGATCGTCCTGGGCGGCGGCGAGACCAGCCCGATGGGCAAGATCAAACTGGGCGGTATCGCCGAGTTCGTTCTGCTGAACTCCCACGTTTCGGTGACGCTCGTCCGATGA